The Denticeps clupeoides chromosome 5, fDenClu1.1, whole genome shotgun sequence genome includes a region encoding these proteins:
- the xirp2a gene encoding xin actin-binding repeat-containing protein 2 isoform X2: protein MYQAAVAKKETSSSSAGALEETEACSVPGGLANVKKHFESQEFSSSSSQSTVTQFHFQQRTAQEVSSSSELSARSVPSSQHVTSSHGEGISSEHSFQQNRLTSGHENHFNDSVRVIGCEELPKVSTYALKQQYEKSIEEATPSKQVKIDLDNSQIQWAPVNISSKVTQGGKYETVAVTRTVEAASSSTLSSQTVEQQFPPPPSTDLLQVPSEIPERCSSPQPHEHICPHRLAMNRDLYSRQRNLNELKRLYKHIHPEVRKNLERDLFSQELECHEEYSGDTQQARYMFESSSGGSPSKCMSPEREYLEWDEILKGEVQSMRWMFENKPLDSIKDQTPDENDNKNISQQEIIAGSDVKYTTWKFETQPIDVLGADKPNCTEHSVRAKELARGDVRTATWLFETQPLDSLNKIYQEDEQGTEVVYTKDISGGDVKTARYLFETQHLDTLGHTETIDESHFLHLKSELEEIKGEVKTSTKMFETLPMCVIRGDSGEMLEITKVRREETEKGDVKTSRWLFETQPLDIINKDPANVKLICGVSMEENYQGGVNRGRWLFETKTLDSIKDEEWENSKTQKEEIIGADVRRHCMVFETQSMDTLKDNANARPLPTEEIMGGDVTSARHLFETVPIDGLKELPEVGKLKKTIASEEEKGDVRHQTWMFERNPIEDIREDKKEIMRTINIEELEKGDVTNYKEKFETMDLSKCVDMQKIKVEGVTSGSVKSSKFMFESTPLYAIQDSYGHYHEVRTVRREEVIKGDVCSCRWMFETRPIDQFDDSLNKFQIIKGISKQEIESGDVKTAKWLFETQPLDAIKYFSNIDDEETKKKKGLDIERGDVKTCRWLFETQPMDVLYEKAEVKNEIESNELQKGDVKTCTWLFETQALDTIREESEASLMTHTIKQEDIQGKDVRLARFLFETENLDNITGEEERAFKKVTEIDIQSGDVSKMKYIFENQSTDIMTSSSEEMMQKIKMHQAEDIQKGNVVNCTWLFENQPIDAIHDSPEESRGVRTVTDIKGGNVDKGRFIFETYSLDKINEDYSETENTKFKTREETEKGDVKNYTMMFETQPLYAIKDKEGHYHEVTTVTKEEIVSGDVVGARWLFETKPLDSIKDTDEVYIIKAVTEEDVQKGDVTSARWRFETQPLDEITEDMKVRVKTVDDIQGGDVQMNKQRFETEDVSEKYVRTVSVSEIQKGDVRSATWMFETHMIDKICGEGSEYDEMEKVIKEEVVKGDVKQSVWLFEQKPIDHINDNKNTTKVVSHEDIPQADVKTTTWLFETTPLTEFNESSVEKTEIMGKSIKETLGELYSQKMVKSQGILIEADEVGDVRMAKYKLMNQEAPEIQREEVIRGDLENIMLNLLNRREGAERGIIIDEEERGNVNTTVKQLFNQERDINVEKEEIIRGDIQEAINNLLKEEGSSKRGILIQEDEKGDVRMTIYSLLNNESGGSTEKEDIVKGNVRGTLHRLLSNSGALDQSAKIKVGDTERGNVSFYSTCIESGALDYLRQLQVESGEVTEERAKEKIIGGDVEHTKLILKKNNHQFERTVAQDEIVPGDVHSTVKVFMMEPVHSSHNLQKEEIVKGDLRAALDSLTQAVHQKVVMEKEDVVKGDISTTLKSLEEAQHQAKDIEKPEIVRGDIRGALESLEKSATAKTDVIVEDVVSGDIKGTLKSLEDSILAVKEVNKEEIVKGDIQMALQNLHDASLEKTVYQHQVSEQGDVKGTIQLLLEPASPRMQRRASTEGDIKNSIKSLYEQEESQIEKEEVIKGNVQGTIKCLMQRKEHSSLKGSSPRRVKSKNPYSALHACPECLAAAMAESRAASEALAVKDLSQNNESQSGAQKLTKILSEENQSQSLVTQTTAVSKPTSSQQVNIQINAKQEQSKQEVKVKSKQQKNIKQHQIAVKQQHKKEQQQKISVQQQQTNVHQEQTKTQQQTNVEQQQINVKHQQANVKEKLTTFQEQLTNVKEQQMNVEKTGKQDTAIAAPVLLKKKRVGKQVAEDNVAAVTGTNETLQTNISTKQTQEIKTMTQVQTSITTEHKSVTQKQSVKNLKSDYRNLNTKGLIKKGRPEIHFPPPPSSPPPTSESELSLPPPPSPVAESDIHVSLSPRPPPVMRQDSDLPLPPPPPLPVESEPEFFPPPPQDLLPPPPSQQELSRVSQPAPVKPKGRPLFKVPEPPKQPEHPKLKLQKKSIPVPPPPPPAPVAEKEDHLTLSSKAKDKLSKHKEQTKAQVESERPEPPTNKIPLELPTTESIQDSPHPKKKVFVPPIKIPPPPEPTIETKSKQYARKFKTPLMLAEERYRKQKEEAEKSKVASSPTSPPSYIQTQASNSIAHQVSTNENVGKSESCSETTQDKLIDQKTETKPPPVLQDPTIKKVPIAPGKSVKPTINKNQTHELAENSTDRKKMIDVQSSTVIAEKQQITKAASKKHQVTTIANKQDVSKSMPPDVIVQPPNAMASSVVTEEHKASSTTSTEMCRFKQEDIQHLAGCVPQDGIKAPLQPTKIPKVTPNFKVKTLKVGKTDEVQEACRESTIISTMKDSATISQVTLAHESSQTDTNIIKQKEEVDIEKATDSKDSKMVVQMTKSKQKSKKDKEEKLAVPIKVASVAKEGQLTTSLEVPHIHGMVMVKQSHQTMKEEHIQVHEEVVITESKVHQQSCQEQSRIQTKKQLRSSQQLQEAAMSKQEMNKHALPELVCKSSRESTEFEKCEELHKLLTHIDELQRTSGKTELSSVKAMISPIPDWLIGTEEKNKLVGSQAHKQNLIEVISYVRNLAQAKLDFLEGKSESQATYEKKAVGGATPKISKISIGSAKIATKKKGVEEKESKQEDELTKTMTPELRMPPDLIRMKTPSPTFISIESTRKIDSPYSVTPSPPPSYRSGTTPTPPPRWSDSPTSRLSRATPSPTMSRSEKLAKLKDTTAKLSSGMTPPPPLPIPEHMIMHVAEAEESLSSSHQEVTIETHTVDVSEMVDSMLTVKDKREFFEEAQKAEVNKTYVRKDPIDIPERLGPDAEEFYDEIHEKMKEDLPKVDLSKLVNKFETPQPKVYIRRDPIVIPERLGSDTEDADTEINKKPGQIEELPTYDIKAIKNVFEMGEQGYRHIRDDKDKLEKREEELSQPTDYSETKSITEQFSGVDEFGNKVTGSMSESTTHSHSTMTRCEPPTYADVVRGMVPVLNVPAEASAEELLKSFQQSWAESENVFRNLGFTVSEQHTTQSSSHQRETVITENSSSRVRTVSGMSEEGISDGVADSGQTKLP from the exons ATGTATCAAGCCGCTGTGGCCAAGAAAGAGACCAGCAGCTCCTCAGCCGgg GCTCTGGAAGAGACAGAGGCCTGTTCTGTACCTGGTGGTCTGGCTAATGTGAAGAAGCACTTTGAGTCTCAGGaattctcctcctcctcctcacagagCACAGTCACTCAGTTTCACTTCCAACAAAGAACAGCCCAG GAGGTATCCAGCTCTTCAGAACTGAGTGCCAGGAGCGTGCCATCCTCTCAACATGTTACCTCCAGTCATGGCGAAGGG atttccAGTGAACATAGTTTTCAGCAAAACAGGTTAACTTCAGGACACGAGAACCATTTCAATGACTCTG TGAGGGTGATTGGATGTGAGGAACTGCCCAAAGTATCCACCTATGCCTTGAAGCAGCAATATGAAAAGAGCATTGAGGAGGCCACACCAAGCAAACAAGTTAAG ATTGACCTTGATAACAGCCAGATTCAATGGGCACCCGTAAACATTTCTTCGAAGGTCACCCAGGGAGGCAAGTATGAAACAGTGGCTGTTACCAGAACAGTTGAAGCTGCCTCCTCCAGTACTTTGTCATCTCAAACAGTAGAGCAGCAATTTCCTCCTCCACCGAGTACAGACCTGCTCCAGGTACCGTCTGAAATCCCAGAACGTTGCTCTTCACCACAGCCCCATGAGCACATCTGCCCCCATCGACTCGCCATGAACAGGGACCTGTACTCCAGGCAGAGAAACCTCAATGAACTGAAACGCCTCTATAAGCACATCCACCCAGAGGTGCGCAAAAACCTGGAGAGGGATCTCTTCAGTCAAGAGCTGGAGTGTCATGAGGAATATTCTGGGGACACTCAGCAGGCCCGCTACATGTTTGAGAGCAGTAGTGGGGGCAGTCCTAGCAAGTGCATGAGCCCAGAAAGGGAATACCTGGAATGGGATGAGATTCTAAAAGGAGAGGTGCAGTCCATGCGATGGATGTTTGAGAACAAACCACTGGATAGCATCAAAGACCAGACACCCGATGAGAATGATAACAAGAACATTTCCCAACAGGAGATCATTGCAGGAAGTGATGTGAAATACACTACATGGAAGTTTGAGACACAACCAATTGATGTGCTGGGTGCAGATAAACCTAATTGCACTGAACATTCTGTAAGGGCAAAAGAGCTTGCCAGGGGTGATGTTAGAACAGCTACCTGGCTTTTTGAGACTCAGCCATTGGACTCCCTCAACAAAATTTACCAGGAGGATGAACAAGGGACTGAGGTCGTTTACACAAAAGATATTTCAGGAGGGGATGTAAAAACAGCTCGCTACCTGTTCGAAACACAGCATCTGGACACCCTTGGTCACACAGAAACCATTGATGAAAGCCACTTCCTGCATTTGAAGTCAGAGCTAGAGGAGATAAAAGGTGAGGTGAAGACATCAACAAAAATGTTTGAGACACTGCCCATGTGTGTAATCCGTGGTGATTCTGGAGAAATGCTAGAAATCACCAAGGTCAGACGGGAAGAGACAGAGAAGGGAGATGTTAAAACTTCACGCTGGTTATTTGAAACACAGCCTCTGGATATAATAAACAAAGACCCTGCTAATGTAAAGTTGATCTGCGGCGTCTCAATGGAGGAAAACTACCAAGGTGGCGTAAACAGGGGCAGATGGCTTTTTGAAACAAAAACCTTAGACTCAATTAAGGATGAAGAGTGGGAAAACTCCAAGACACAGAAGGAAGAGATCATTGGGGCTGATGTTCGGAGACACTGCATGGTTTTTGAGACACAGTCCATGGACACCCTTAAAGACAATGCAAATGCCCGACCATTGCCAACAGAAGAAATAATGGGTGGAGATGTAACATCAGCAAGACATCTATTTGAAACAGTACCAATTGACGGCTTAAAGGAACTCCCAGAGGTTGGAAAGCTCAAGAAAACAATTGCATCAGaggaggaaaagggagatgtTAGACATCAGACATGGATGTTTGAAAGAAATCCAATAGAAGATATCAGGGAAGATAAGAAGGAGATTATGCGCACAATTAATATAGAGGAACTGGAAAAGGGTGATGTCacaaactacaaggagaaatttGAAACTATGGACTTGAGCAAATGTGTAGACATGCAAAAGATAAAGGTTGAAGGTGTCACAAGTGGTTCAGTGAAGTCCAGCAAATTTATGTTTGAATCTACTCCTTTGTATGCCATACAGGACAGCTATGGGCACTATCATGAGGTTAGAACTGTGAGAAGAGAAGAAGTGATAAAAGGAGATGTCTGCAGCTGCAGGTGGATGTTTGAGACACGACCTATTGATCAATTTGATGACAGCCTTAATAAATTTCAGATCATTAAGGGCATATCCAAACAGGAAATTGAATCAGGGGATGTCAAAACGGCCAAATGGCTGTTTGAAACTCAACCTCTTGATGCGATTAAATATTTCAGCAACATTGACGATGAGGagacaaagaagaaaaagggtCTTGATATTGAGAGAGGTGATGTTAAGACCTGCAGGTGGTTGTTCGAAACTCAACCTATGGATGTGTTGTATGAGAAGGCAGAGGTGAAGAATGAGATTGAATCCAATGAACTCCAAAAAGGGGATGTCAAAACGTGCACCTGGCTCTTTGAAACCCAGGCCCTGGACACTATTCGTGAGGAGTCAGAAGCAAGTTTGATGACACACACTATAAAACAAGAAGACATTCAGGGTAAGGATGTACGTCTGGCTAGGTTCTTGTTTGAGACCGAGAACTTGGACAACATCACTGGTGAGGAGGAGAGGGCTTTTAAGAAAGTGACAGAGATTGACATACAGTCTGGTGATGTGTCCAAAATGAAGTACATCTTTGAGAACCAGTCCACCGATATTATGACCTCTTCCTCTGAGGAGATGATGCAAAAGATAAAAATGCATCAGGCTGAGGACATACAGAAGGGAAATGTAGTGAACTGCACATGGCTTTTTGAGAACCAACCGATAGATGCAATTCATGACAGCCCTGAGGAATCCAGAGGTGTTCGTACAGTGACAGACATAAAAGGTGGAAATGTTGACAAAGGCCGTTTTATCTTTGAGACTTACTCTTTggataaaataaatgaagattATTCTGAGACTGAGAACACAAAATTCAAAACTagagaagaaactgagaaagGAGATGTGAAGAATTACACAATGATGTTTGAGACCCAACCTCTTTATGCCATCAAGGACAAAGAAGGTCACTATCATGAAGTAACTACTGTTACCAAAGAGGAGATTGTAAGCGGAGACGTTGTGGGGGCCAGATGGCTTTTTGAGACCAAGCCACTTGATTCAATTAAGGACACTGATGAGGTGTACATTATTAAAGCAGTGACGGAAGAAGATGTGCAGAAAGGAGATGTCACTTCAGCCAGGTGGAGGTTTGAGACACAGCCATTAGATGAAATTACTGAAGACATGAAAGTCAGAGTAAAAACAGTGGACGACATTCAAGGAGGCGATGTCCAAATGAATAAACAGCGCTTTGAGACAGAAGACGTGTCTGAAAAGTATGTAAGGACAGTTAGCGTGAGTGAAATTCAAAAGGGTGATGTGCGTTCTGCTACATGGATGTTTGAAACACATATGATTGACAAAATTTGTGGGGAGGGCTCAGAGTATGATGAAATGGAAAAAGTTATAAAAGAAGAGGTGGTGAAAGGAGATGTCAAGCAATCTGTCTGGCTATTCGAACAAAAACCAATTGATCACATCAATGACAACAAGAACACTACAAAGGTAGTGAGCCATGAGGATATTCCCCAAGCTGAcgtaaaaacaacaacatggcTTTTTGAAACAACACCTTTGACAGAGTTCAATGAGAGCAGTGTGGAGAAAACGGAGATAATGGGCAAAAGCATTAAGGAGACTCTGGGGGAGCTTTACAGCCAGAAAATGGTCAAATCACAGGGGATTCTCATTGAGGCGGATGAGGTAGGCGATGTAAGGATGGCAAAATACAAACTCATGAATCAGGAGGCACCGGAGATTCAGAGAGAGGAAGTGATTCGAGGTGACCTTGAAAACATCATGTTGAATCTGCTTAACAGAAGAGAGGGGGCAGAGAGAGGCATAATCATTGAtgaggaagaaagaggaaatGTAAACACAACAGTGAAGCAACTGTTCAACCAAGAGAGAGATATCAatgtggagaaggaggagataATCAGAGGAGACATACAGGAAGCCATTAATAACCTTCTGAAGGAGGAAGGGTCAAGCAAACGTGGCATATTGATTCAGGAAGATGAGAAAGGTGATGTTAGGATGACCATTTATTCTCTGCTCAACAATGAATCTGGGGGAAGTACTGAAAAAGAGGATATTGTCAAAGGGAATGTAAGAGGAACCTTGCACAGACTCCTTTCGAACTCTGGTGCTTTGGACCAATCAGCAAAGATTAAAGTTGGTGATACAGAGAGAGGAAATGTTAGTTTCTACTCCACATGTATAGAATCTGGGGCACTTGACTACCTCCGCCAGCTACAGGTTGAATCTGGTGAAGTCACTGAAGAAAGGGcaaaggaaaaaataattgGTGGTGATGTTGAACATACTAAGCTTATACTTAAGAAAAATAATCATCAATTTGAACGCACAGTTGCACAAGATGAAATTGTTCCTGGTGATGTACACAGTACAGTAAAGGTCTTTATGATGGAGCCAGTGCACTCTTCCCATAATCTGCAGAAGGAGGAGATTGTTAAAGGAGATTTGAGAGCGGCACTAGACTCTTTAACTCAGGCTGTGCATCAAAAAGTGGTGATGGAGAAAGAGGATGTGGTGAAAGGGGACATCAGCACCACCCTCAAGTCCCTGGAGGAGGCCCAGCATCAGGCCAAAGACATAGAAAAGCCTGAAATTGTCCGAGGTGACATAAGAGGAGCCTTAGAGTCCCTGGAAAAATCAGCAACAGCCAAGACTGATGTCATCGTAGAAGACGTAGTTTCAGGTGATATAAAAGGAACCTTGAAATCCTTAGAAGATTCAATACTTGCTGTAAAGGAGGTGAACAAAGAAGAGATTGTCAAAGGTGACATCCAAATGGCCCTCCAAAATCTGCATGATGCATCATTAGAGAAAACAGTCTATCAGCATCAGGTTAGTGAACAAGGAGATGTGAAAGGGACCATACAACTCTTATTGGAGCCTGCTTCTCCAAGAATGCAGCGCAGAGCAAGCACTGAGGGTGACATTAAGAactcaataaaatcactgtATGAACAGGAGGAGTCTCAGATAGAGAAAGAAGAGGTCATCAAGGGGAATGTTCAAGGTACCATAAAATGTCTGATGCAGAGAAAAGAGCATTCAAGCCTCAAAGGGAGTTCTCCTCGGAGAGTCAAAAGTAAAAATCCATACTCTGCACTCCATGCTTGCCCAGAGTGCTTGGCTGCTGCAATGGCTGAGAGCAGGGCTGCCAGCGAGGCCCTTGCTGTAAAGGATCTGTCCCAAAACAATGAATCACAAAGCGGTGCCCAGAAACTCACCAAAATTCTGTCAGAGGAGAATCAGAGTCAGTCCCTTGTGACACAAACCACAGCAGTCAGTAAACCTACATCTTCTCAGCAAGTCAATATACAGATTAATGCAAAACAAGAGCAGTCAAAGCAGGAAGTGAAGGTCAAGTCAAAGCAGCAAAAGAACATTAAGCAACACCAAATAGCAGttaaacaacaacacaaaaaagaacagcagcagaagataagtgttcagcagcagcagacgaaCGTGCATCAGGAACAAACCAAGACACAGCAACAAACAAATGTTGAACAGCAGCAAATAAATGTTAAGCATCAACAAGCAAATGTTAAAGAGAAGCTAACAACTTTTCAGGAGCAGCTGACAAATGTAAAGGAACAGCAAATGAATGTAGAAAAAACTGGTAAACAAGACACAGCCATTGCAGCCCCTGTTCTGCTTAAAAAGAAACGTGTTGGTAAGCAGGTGGCTGAGGACAATGTGGCTGCGGTTACAGGCACAAACGAGACTCTGCAGACCAACATCAGCACTAAACAAACGCAGGAAATAAAGACAATGACACAGGTCCAGACCTCCATCACCACAGAACACAAGTCTGTTACTCAGAAGCAATCAGTTAAGAATCTAAAATCCGACTACCGGAATCTCAATACAAAGGGTCTAATCAAGAAAGGGAGACCTGAGATTCACTTCCCACCTCCGCCATCATCACCACCTCCTACATCTGAATCAGAACTCTCTCTTCCACCACCTCCATCTCCTGTGGCAGAAAGTGACATTCACGTATCCCtctctcctcgtcctcctcctgtTATGAGGCAGGACAGTGACCTGCCCCTGCCTCCCCCTCCACCTTTGCCTGTTGAATCAGAGCCGGAATTCTTCCCACCACCGCCCCAGGATTTATTGCCCCCACCACCATCCCAGCAAGAGCTCAGCAGAGTTTCCCAGCCTGCACCTGTAAAGCCTAAAGGACGCCCTCTCTTTAAAGTACCTGAGCCGCCCAAGCAGCCAGAGCATCCCAAGTTGAAACTTCAAAAAAAGTCCATACCAgtgcccccaccaccacctccagcaCCTGTGGCTGAGAAGGAGGACCACTTGACATTATCTAGTAAAGCAAAGGACAAATTGAGCAAACATAAGGAACAAACAAAGGCACAGGTTGAGAGTGAACGACCTGAGCCACCAACCAATAAAATTCCTCTGGAGCTTCCAACAACTGAGTCCATACAAGATTCTCCTCATCcaaaaaagaaagtttttgtCCCACCTATCAAAATTCCTCCACCCCCTGAACCGACCATCGAAACAAAGTCCAAACAATATGCCAGAAAGTTCAAAACTCCACTTATGCTAGCTGAGGAAAGGTATCGTAAACAAAAAGAGGAGGCAGAGAAAAGCAAAGTGGCCAGTAGTCCTACATCACCTCCAAGCTACATTCAAACTCAGGCCTCAAATAGCATAGCACATCAAGTCTCCACTAATGAAAATGTTGGGAAATCTGAAAGCTGTTCAGAAACAACACAAGACAAACTGATAGAtcaaaaaactgaaacaaaaccaccTCCTGTGTTACAAGAtcccacaataaaaaaagtgccAATTGCACCTGGTAAGTCTGTGAAacccacaataaataaaaatcagacTCATGAGTTGGCTGAAAATtccacagacagaaagaaaatgatCGATGTTCAGTCTTCCACAGTTATCGCTGAGAAACAACAAATTACAAAAGCTGCCTCAAAAAAGCACCAGGTGACTACCATTGCCAATAAACAAGATGTTTCTAAGTCTATGCCTCCTGATGTTATAGTTCAACCTCCCAATGCCATGGCTTCCTCTGTTGTCACTGAGGAACATAAGGCCTCTTCAACGACCAGTACAGAGATGTGTCGTTTTAAACAGGAAGACATTCAACATTTAGCAGGTTGTGTGCCACAGGATGGCATTAAAGCCCCCCTTCAACCAACAAAGATACCAAAAGTGACTCCTAACTTCAAAGTTAAGACGCTAAAGGTTGGGAAAACAGATGAAGTACAGGAGGCTTGCAGAGAAAGCACCATAATTTCAACAATGAAGGACTCTGCAACCATCTCTCAGGTCACTCTGGCTCATGAAAGCTCTCAAACTGATACAAATATTATCAAACAAAAAGAGGAAGTAGACATTGAGAAAGCCACAGACTCCAAGGATTCAAAAATGGTTGTACAGATGACGAAATCCAAGCAGAAGTCAAAAAAAGATAAGGAAGAAAAGCTGGCAGTACCCATTAAAGTAGCTTCTGTTGCCAAAGAAGGTCAATTAACTACATCTTTGGAAGTGCCCCATATTCATGGGATGGTGATGGTCAAGCAGTCCCATCAAACAATGAAGGAGGAGCATATTCAAGTACACGAGGAGGTGGTTATTACAGAGAGCAAGGTACATCAGCAGAGCTGTCAGGAGCAGAGTAGAATTCAGACAAAGAAGCAACTTAGGTCatcccagcagctgcaggaggcagcgATGTCGAAACAGGAGATGAACAAGCATGCACTGCCAGAGCTTGTCTGCAAGTCTTCAAGAGAGAGcactgaatttgaaaaatgtgAAGAATTGCATAAACTGCTTACACACATTGATGAATTGCAGAGAACATCTGGAAAGACTGAGCTCAGCTCTGTGAAGGCAATGATATCCCCTATTCCTGACTGGTTGATAGGTACAGAAGAAAAGAATAAGCTTGTTGGAAGTcaagcacacaaacaaaatctAATTGAAGTCATTTCTTATGTAAGAAACCTAGCTCAAGCAAAGCTGGATTTCCTTGAAGGAAAATCTGAAAGTCAAGCTACATATGAGAAGAAAGCTGTTGGTGGAGCAACTCCAAAGATATCCAAGATTAGCATTGGCTCTGCTAAAATAGCGACCAAGAAGAAAGGggtggaggagaaagagagcaaGCAGGAGGATGAGCTCACTAAAACAATGACTCCAGAGCTCAGAATGCCCCCTGACTTGATCAGAATGAAAACTCCATCTCCAACATTCATCAGCATCGAGTCAACCAGGAAGATAGATTCACCCTACAGTGTGACACCCTCCCCACCTCCCTCTTACAGGTCAGGTACAACACCTACACCACCACCTCGCTGGTCAGACTCCCCCACATCGAGGCTTAGCCGAGCCACACCTTCACCCACCATGAGTCGATCAGAAAAGTTGGCCAAACTAAAGGACACAACTGCTAAACTCTCAAGTGGCATGACTCCACCACCTCCCTTGCCGATCCCTGAACACATGATTATGCATGTGGCAGAAGCAGAGGAGTCCCTGTCCTCCAGCCATCAGGAGGTCACCATAGAAACTCATACAGTAGATGTCTCTGAGATGGTTGACTCAATGTTGACTGTGAAAGATAAACGGGAGTTCTTTGAAGAAGCCCAAAAGGCTGAGGTCAACAAAACATACGTACGAAAGGACCCTATTGATATCCCAGAGCGTCTGGGTCCTGATGCTGAGGAATTCTATGATGAGATCCATGAAAAGATGAAGGAAGATCTCCCTAAGGTCGATCTCTCTAAGCTAGTCAACAAATTTGAAACTCCACAGCCCAAAGTCTATATCAGAAGGGACCCCATTGTTATTCCAGAAAGACTAGGAAGTGATACAGAGGATGCTgatacagaaataaacaaaaaacctGGTCAAATTGAGGAATTGCCTACATATGACATCAAGGCTATTAAGAACGTCTTTGAAATGGGGGAGCAGGGCTATCGCCATATCAGAGATGACAAGGACAAACTAGAAAAGCGAGAGGAAGAGTTGTCTCAGCCCACAGATTACTCTGAAACCAAATCAATCACAGAGCAGTTCTCTGGTGTGGATGAGTTTGGCAACAAGGTGACAGGATCAATGAGTGAAAGCACCACGCACTCACACAGCACCATGACCAGATGCGAGCCGCCCACCTACGCAGATGTAGTCAGGGGGATGGTGCCTGTCCTGAACGTGCCTGCCGAGGCTTCAGCTGAAGAACTCTTGAAGAGTTTCCAGCAATCCTGGGCGGAGAGTGAGAACGTGTTCCGAAACCTGGGCTTCACCGTGTCTGAGCAACACACCACTCAGAGCTCATCTCACCAAAGAGAGACTGTGATAACTG AGAATTCAAGTTCCCGAGTCCGAACTGTGTCGGGTATGTCGGAAGAGGGTATATCCGATGGAGTCGCTGATAGCGGACAAACAAAACTTCCATAA